The DNA sequence CATTGTTAGAAATGAAATCACAGCGGTGCATCAACTCGGTCAACTGGAGCGTAAAAGTCCGTCTTCCCTCCTGCAGGTTCAGGAGAACTCGCCGGGACACCGGGCGGGGCTGGAGCCGTTCTTCGACTTCATCGTGTCAATAAACAACACGAGACTGGTAAGTTGCGGCGCCGTGGAGGGAGtagacacaaaacaaaaaataataatatgctaAACATCGACATGTACCTCGACCGCCACATCAGAATAAGGACAACGACACGCTGAAGGACCTGTTGAAGGCCAGCGTGGAGAAGCCAGTGCGAATGCTGGTCTACTCCTCCAAGACCCTGGAGCTGAGGGAAGCCTCCGTCACCCCTAGCAACATGTGGGGGGGCCAGGGCTTGCTGGGGGTCTCGATTAGGTTCTGCAGCTTCGAGGGAGCCAATGAAAATGTCTGGCACGTGCTGGTAAGTAACTGATATACAACTGAAATGTATAATAAGTTAATTATCCCTTTTTAATTATTAGGAATTTGCATTGGCTGAACCTTTTGACTTTTTGGTCCACAGGATGTTGAGCCCAACTCTCCTGCGGCGCTGGCGGGCCTGCGGCCGCACACAGACTACATCATAGGGGCCGACACGGTCATGAATGAGGTAGGTgatggggtcagaggtcagcaacATTGAGGACTTTccgctctctctcagcctcatcTCACTGTCCATTCTAAAGCGGTGCCATCCTTTAGTCATACTGTTTGCTGTTATGATTCTGTAATAAAAGACAATGGGAGAAATGGGTGTGACGGCCTCAACGCCTTTCTTAGTAAAACAGGAAACCAGCGCTTGACTAAACGTTGAAGGGATTTCGGAGGGATCGGTCCTCCGTGACACTGATATAGGACGGTCAGAGTGCCAGTGAACAGCCGTATGGATCAATATAGATACAACAGTTGGAATGTTTTGCACAAGATTCACTCGGAATCAGTGACATCACCAAAAACTGGTGGACGAGGAAACAATGAAAGTGGAGgtggcctaataataataatggattgaatttatatagcacttttctagacactcaaagacgctttacaatgAAGGGGGGACCttactcaccaccaccagtgtgtagcccccactggggtgatgcacggcagccaatcagcgccagaacgctcaccacacaacAGCTTgagttggagagtgagggaattaatgagccAGCCAAtcatacaggaggatgattagggggccagatcgAATGAGCCTGGTGGGGCAGTTTTAGCCAGCTAATGTCCATTAGAAATGTAGTGAAACTCCATTAGAACTCCATTAGCGCTCTATTGGAACTCTGTCGATTCCCTTGGTCTCCTCCTGTCCCCATGTCAGTCAGAGGACCTGTTCTCTCTGATCGAGACCCACGAGGGGAAGGGCCTGAAGCTGTATGTTTACAACACGGACACGGACAACTGCAGAGAGGTGGTCATCACTCCCAACGGGGCCTGGGGCGGAGAGGGAAggtaacacgcacacatgcctgGCACACGGGACCATAGCAGCCCACATCAAGGACTAAGCCCTTATGTGTCTTGATTGCAGGTCAAATTGCAAGTTGAATTGTTGAATTGGAATTCCTGACAGCTAGTGATCCGTTAATGTGCCTGGCTGCACACAGCATTCGTTATTTGTCAACACAATTTTTCTAGACCAGAGAGGGAACAGAACATTCTAGAAAGGCTTTGATGTAGTAGAGCTCAGTTTTGGCTTGATTTCCACTCGGAACGCCGACATTCCGGTCTTGTTTGCTTCCAGCCTTGGCTGCGGGATTGGCTACGGATATCTCCACAGGATCCCCACCCGGCCCTTCGAGGAGGGCAAGAAGATCAGTTTCCACGGCAACACTCCCAGCGAGCCCTCCAGTCCGCTGAAGGACGGGTTCaccgaggtacacacacacacacacacacacacacacacacacacacacacacacacacacacacacacacacacacacacacacacacacacacacacacacacacacacacacacacacacaggatgtgtTTGACCGTAGTTGAGACTACCTGCTCAGCATCATCACTCTAATGACCTCGTTACCTCCCCTCTGCTTCAGGTGCAGCTCTCTGCAGTCTCGCCCCCGCCCGTCTCGGCAGCCCTCCCTGCCGGGCTACAGGATTCGCTGGCAGGCCTGTCCATCAgctcagccccgcccaccctcCCCTCAGAGCTCCAGACTGGTATCCTGTCTCCTGTTCTCTCCTAGACTCCAGGGGTTCCCTGTTATCCATAATACTGACGTGTGTTCCCTCTGGCAGgcttagggttaaccctaaccctagtctagggttagggttaaccctagactagtctagggttagggttaacccgagactagggttagggttaaccctaaccctagactagggttaaccctaagcCTAGACTCCAGGGGTTCCCCGTTATCCACAATGCTAACGTGTGTTCCCTCTGGCAGgcttagggttaaccctaaccctagtctagggttagggttaaccctagactagtctagggttagggttaacccgagactagggttagggttaaccctaaccctagactagggttaaccctaagcCTAGACTCCAGGGGTTCCCTGTTATCCACAATGCTAACGTGTGTTCCCTCTggcaggaccccccccccccccccccctccccagctcctCGGCCGGCCCCGCCCTCGCCCCCCTGCCGGCGTTTAACCCCCCCGCCACCACGCTGCCAGGTagcgcgcactcacacacgtcaCGGGTCACTCCATCTCACACCAGCCAGGGTTTCTCATGGTGGTTTTGTGTCGCAGGTTTGATGCCGCTGCCGGCTAACCTGGCCAACCTCAACCTGGCGTTCCCGGACCTCAGCGCCATGTCCCTGGCCGGGCTGGGGGCCCTACCACCCCCCACTGGAGCGCTAGGTCAGTCCCGGGTCTCATGGTCGTTAGGGTCAGTCTGTTCAGGGGGAGAGTCCTTTGACGAGGGAGCATTAATGCACTCTAAAAACAGAGATATGAAAGGTGTATATATGAAATATGCAGAAGATACTAAGAACAGTCGTAAAGTTAATGGACCATTTGGATATATCGCCCTCATTTGAGGCTCCTCTGTTGAACAACGTGCACATCTTTTTCATAGTCAAGGGGTTCATTATCCTATTGGTCGGTTTATAAATAAGGTTCTGTCATCTCGTCACATCCCAGCGTTCCCTCCCCTggggtccctccctcccctgagcTTCCCGGGCCTGCCCCCGCTGCCCCCGCTGCCCGCCCTCCCGATGCTTCCGTCCCAGCTCGGCCCGCTCCTGCCCCAGGGGGCCACCGGACCCCCCATGTTCACCCCCCCGCCAGCCGCCGTGTGTCCCGCGCCCCCCGCCGTCTCTTCGCCCGCTGAGGATTGCTCGGCGGCCGCCAGAGAAACGCTACCGACAGACAACAGGGAAACACCGGAGCGCGCCGGAACGCCATCGTCGTaacggtgaaggagaaggaccGTGGAACCAAAACACACCCCAGATTCTGTCTTCAGTGGACCTCTTTCTTTAAcctaatctctccctctctatttatTGGTTAAGGGGGTGACAGTGCAGCTCGGTGTCACATGTGCTAACGGCTAACGTAGCcacagagcccccccctccAAGGTCGCAGGGCGTGTGGGGGGAGCAGGCAGGCGGACGCCTGGTTCCATCCGGGCCTCCCTTCCCCCTGGAGCTAACCGTAGCTAGCGCTAATGCAAGGAGGAAAGGACATGGCTTCGCCAAGGTAGCGAGGAATCCCATTTCCTCGTATGACAATCCTTTGGTTTCATCTGGGCTTTCTTTTGTTTAACTTAAATGTTTCAATTCACTACTAGTGGGTAGACCCTTGACCAATAGATTCTGGCATTTATTAACCTATTTCTTAGATTTTTTGTGTGCTCTTTCCACACCATGAATGATTCTGCATTATTTTGCACCGCATGTGTATGAAATTGTTAAGACATGTCTGTCCATTCTTATTTTTGTTGTCTTTGTAAACTTTGAGAAGGCTACGATAGCCTTCCGAAGCCTGAGAGTAACTGCCAAAAAAAAGCAGCAGTTAGAAGGAAGGACCGGTGGCAGGTTACACTAGTGCCTAGTGACTAGTGCGTCCACATTCTACTGTACTGCTGCTGTGCGTGGTCAGAGTATAGATGAAGCAGAACATGGGGTGTCTGGTTACAGAAATGTTTGTTTGGGTTGAAAATGTCACTACTCCTGGCCAGGGCCAAAAATCTATAGAATACCAGAGTTGCAATTATATCTCACGGGCCATTATGTCAGTGTGGCACAACTTTCTGAAAATATTGTACAGCgtgagaaataaaaaacaatataattTTGCGTTTTtcccctttttgttttttttactcacCACTTCGACAGGCCATATTTAAAAATGGTGGCACTGTTTGTACAAATAAAACAACCTTTTTCTATGTCCTGCATCTGGGTACTTTCAAATCAGATCCATGTTAAAAGGAGAGCCCAACCGCGCCTTAAAAGCCAGATGTGGGGTTTGCATGCATTTAACCTGTGGGCGAGTCATCGAATGCAAACCCAAGATGGAAGCTTCCTGTACAGTTGAAACAATAACATGCtatccacacacaaaacacatgttgtAGGACTTGTAAGGCAATCTTTATTGCATATGAATGACATGACCTGCCTTTGCGCAGTAGTTCCACCTGTCTTGTGTTGTCACCAACAGTCAAGGATGTGCCCGATGCCAACACACACTTCATACAGGTGTCCTCCAATTAAGGAGGAAGGGGTAAAACAGAATCGGAGGGGAAGGGTGTGTTTGACAGCAAAGGAGACAGAGAGCCTGAACTCATAAGCAGGTCAACTAAATTGGAATCCATAGTGAGTACAAAGTAGATTGATTCATTTGGCCCGTTGAGTGTCGCCATGAGCCATTACTGAGCGGCAGCAATCGGAATCCCTTCTACAAAACCTGAAGAGATCCAACAACATTATCCTGACGCAGGGCCGTTGACAACTCGTAAATCCTTTTCCTTTGACGTCTGTAAGGGCTTCAGCACTAAACAGCAATTAAGACTTGAATGTAGTATCGGTCAGCAGAGTGCACCATTTTATCTGTATGATCTTAACTTCCACCCCGGTATAACCCTCATTCAGGTCATGATCCAGGGGGTCTCAAGCTCAAAGGGGCACTACATAACACGTGCACATCCTCCCGCACATCCACCCGCACATCCACCCGCACTCCCACGTAATAATGCTTTTCTTCCATTTAATATTTTAGGGAAGGTTAGCATATGTTGGCATCGAGACTAGCATCTTAACAGCACAACCCTTATCCTGTTGTCTCTTCATTTGGTTTCTTAAACTGAAACGTATCATCATCCCCTTTTAGCATCATCGCACAACacaccgggggggggcggggggacttGCTACCTAACAACGATCGTTAAAACTTCTACACGAAGCCCGAACAATTGACACCAATGACAAATGCTTTCTGGGACTGCCAGTGAAAGTCGATATTTCGGtgtggaaataaaaaaaaaaaagaaccaaaTAAAAGTTCTCTCTTAACGCATTTCAAGTATGTATGTTTCTAGGCGGAAGGCGTCCACACGTCACACAACTAAAAGCAAACATTTTGTAGCAGCAAAAATGACAAGCGCCCCCCCCCAGAGCCGGAGGAACACACGGTTAGAGTGGGATTCATCGGGTTCTGCCACCGCTCGGCTCCTACTTAGGAAATGTAcaaccacgcccccccccccccccctggccccacTCCTGTCCTTGAAATAATCCTGTGATGCAAAAGGAAAATGTGTAAAAATCTGTAACACTTGATCCAACCCTTGGGTGGAAGTCCCCTCGGGATGGCGTCGTCGATGACGGTCATCGGAGAGCAGGCTTGTTTTCTCGTTTACATTTTCTTTTACTGTGACGGCAACGCGGTAGCTTGTATACAGCCTGGGCCTCAAGTACCTCTATGTGGACCAGCGGATCGCTGTAAGACAAACGCACGGACCGCGCTCCACAGCAGGTGAACAGAAGAAAGGACTAAAGCAaaacgggtgggggggggggggtttggggggccTCTGGTTTGTGTCAGAGCCTCAACTGCCGCCAAAGAGAGCCCTAGAAACAGCCATGGATCTCCATTCGccaagtgggggggggggacttacATCACCTTCCCACCACAATGAACTAgaatcccccccaacccccaagcCAAGCCACATGCATTCCACGAAGAAGGTCCAGTCTGAGATGAAAGCACCGTCACTGGTCTTGCGTAGCCTCGGCCATGTAGCTCTCCCCGGGGGCTCTGGGCCTGCTCCTCAAcactgtgtgggggggaggggtggggggggtcaacTGCCTGAAGCAGTCTTGCTTCCTCTTCTCTTCCATCCACACAGGGAGAAAGACCGCTGTTGGCTGGAGCTCCAAagcgctgggggcggggcttaaagGTTATCAGGTCGCTGCCACGGCCGGTATCAAGCGTCTCTGCTGGGGTTTAACGAGGAAAGAGggcggggctggtggtgggggcggggctggtggTGAGGgcggggctggtggaggtggggggggggggttaggagtTTGAAAACACATCGGCGGCGAGCTGGTCAGAGTCAGAGTGACCTCGCACCCCCCGGCCCACCCGGCAGCAAACCCAGTCCCTTCTCCAGCGCCctcggcccccggcccccctcacctcacctcaccaccTACTCAGTCTATCTactctctgagggggggcaCCCCAGCCGGACGGCTGttccaccccccaaccccccctctctccagccccacCCGTTTCATCCACCAACCCGTCGCGGGATTGGCCGGAGCGCGTCGTCAGTCATGTCCAGGGGAGC is a window from the Gadus chalcogrammus isolate NIFS_2021 chromosome 8, NIFS_Gcha_1.0, whole genome shotgun sequence genome containing:
- the LOC130388118 gene encoding Golgi reassembly-stacking protein 2-like; protein product: MGGSQSVEIPGGGSEGYHVLRVQENSPGHRAGLEPFFDFIVSINNTRLNKDNDTLKDLLKASVEKPVRMLVYSSKTLELREASVTPSNMWGGQGLLGVSIRFCSFEGANENVWHVLDVEPNSPAALAGLRPHTDYIIGADTVMNESEDLFSLIETHEGKGLKLYVYNTDTDNCREVVITPNGAWGGEGSLGCGIGYGYLHRIPTRPFEEGKKISFHGNTPSEPSSPLKDGFTEVQLSAVSPPPVSAALPAGLQDSLAGLSISSAPPTLPSELQTGPPPPPPLPSSSAGPALAPLPAFNPPATTLPGLMPLPANLANLNLAFPDLSAMSLAGLGALPPPTGALAFPPLGSLPPLSFPGLPPLPPLPALPMLPSQLGPLLPQGATGPPMFTPPPAAVCPAPPAVSSPAEDCSAAARETLPTDNRETPERAGTPSS